A single window of Desulfovibrio sp. G11 DNA harbors:
- a CDS encoding methyl-accepting chemotaxis protein, translated as MKLQAKLLAGFLLSALITLSMGIFADSRLHDMSQADTFLYTRSAEPMGDLINMSVYFQRIRLDLLTFVTTDEDAVKQRVRTEIPQYRAIIDSGTTKVESSLISAEAQKILAEYKLRRQDFRTMTDDVMSLASDGRQAQAYALLTGKGWEISTAYQNAIGDLVASKLEQGRLLAQKNAELADSSSYLLYVALGAGILLSIAMGLLLTRNIMRQLGEDPGYLAQVAGEIANGNLNVAFRPQKVAGGVYHVMQNMVGTMKEKIAEAEEKSAEAARQAEQANIATQEAHAAKAAAEHAKAEGMLQAAQQLEGVVGILTSASEELSAQIEQSSRGADEQSQRVSETATAMEEMNATVREVASNAGHASEMSDQAHLQAQEGAAIVSRVVQGINEVSRQSMEIKQDMDTLSHQAEGIGQIMSVISDIADQTNLLALNAAIEAARAGEAGRGFAVVADEVRKLAEKTMTATHEVGQVISGIQEGTRKSVAGVDVSIGTIQEATSLANQSGETLHSIVALVDQTNDQVRSIATASEEQSAASDEINRSVEQVAAISSQTATAMAQAAQATAELARQSQVLQSLINDMKAEGSR; from the coding sequence ATGAAATTACAAGCTAAACTTCTGGCAGGTTTTCTCCTTTCTGCCCTGATCACGCTGTCCATGGGTATTTTTGCCGACTCCCGCCTGCACGACATGAGCCAGGCCGACACGTTTTTGTATACACGCTCGGCGGAACCTATGGGCGACCTTATAAACATGTCGGTGTATTTCCAGCGTATCCGTCTGGACCTGCTGACCTTTGTCACCACGGATGAAGATGCCGTAAAACAGCGCGTACGGACAGAAATTCCCCAATACCGGGCCATTATCGACAGCGGTACTACCAAGGTGGAATCAAGCCTGATTTCTGCTGAAGCACAAAAGATCCTGGCGGAATACAAGCTGCGCCGTCAGGACTTCCGCACCATGACAGACGATGTCATGTCTCTGGCAAGTGATGGCAGGCAGGCCCAGGCCTATGCCCTGCTTACCGGGAAGGGATGGGAGATATCTACCGCCTACCAGAACGCCATTGGCGACCTTGTGGCCTCCAAGCTTGAGCAGGGCAGGTTGCTGGCCCAGAAAAATGCCGAACTGGCTGATTCGTCCAGCTATCTTCTCTATGTGGCTCTGGGTGCAGGCATTCTGCTTTCCATTGCCATGGGCCTTCTGCTCACCCGTAATATCATGCGCCAGCTTGGCGAAGACCCCGGCTACCTGGCCCAGGTTGCTGGCGAGATTGCCAACGGCAACCTCAATGTGGCGTTCAGGCCGCAAAAAGTGGCCGGCGGCGTGTACCATGTGATGCAGAACATGGTTGGCACCATGAAGGAAAAAATTGCCGAAGCCGAGGAAAAAAGCGCTGAAGCGGCCCGCCAGGCCGAACAGGCCAATATCGCCACCCAGGAAGCACACGCCGCCAAGGCCGCCGCAGAGCACGCCAAGGCCGAAGGCATGCTGCAGGCCGCGCAGCAGCTTGAAGGAGTGGTAGGTATCCTGACCTCCGCCTCCGAAGAGCTTTCGGCGCAGATCGAACAGTCCAGCCGTGGCGCGGATGAACAGTCACAACGCGTCAGCGAAACGGCTACCGCCATGGAAGAAATGAATGCCACCGTGCGCGAAGTTGCCAGCAACGCCGGGCACGCCTCAGAAATGTCTGACCAGGCCCACCTGCAGGCGCAGGAAGGGGCTGCCATAGTGTCCCGCGTGGTGCAGGGCATCAACGAAGTTTCACGGCAAAGTATGGAAATCAAGCAGGATATGGACACCCTGAGCCATCAGGCCGAAGGTATCGGGCAGATAATGAGCGTGATTTCCGACATTGCCGACCAGACCAACCTGCTGGCCCTCAATGCCGCCATTGAGGCCGCCCGGGCCGGCGAGGCCGGAAGGGGCTTTGCGGTAGTGGCCGACGAGGTGCGCAAGCTGGCTGAAAAAACTATGACCGCTACTCATGAAGTGGGCCAGGTCATCAGCGGTATTCAGGAAGGCACACGCAAAAGTGTGGCCGGGGTGGATGTGTCCATCGGTACGATTCAGGAGGCCACCAGCCTGGCCAACCAGTCCGGCGAAACCTTGCACAGCATTGTTGCTCTGGTAGACCAGACCAACGATCAGGTGCGTTCCATCGCCACGGCCAGCGAAGAACAGTCCGCGGCCAGCGACGAAATCAACCGCTCTGTGGAACAGGTTGCGGCCATTTCCAGCCAGACGGCCACCGCCATGGCACAGGCCGCGCAGGCCACCGCGGAACTGGCGAGACAGTCTCAGGTGTTGCAGAGCCTTATCAATGACATGAAGGCTGAAGGCAGCCGTTAA
- a CDS encoding TerC family protein, with the protein MFDFSWVTHLSAWAGLGTLVLLEVVLGVDNLVFISILVGRLPGERKRQAFLVGLGLALLMRMLLLTVMARLATLTTPLFELGGHGFAARDLILMAGGVFLLLKGTMELHDRLEGHSGRYAGDSGHHADFWQVIFQIVVLDAVFSLDSIITAVGMVEHVTIMMLAVVIAMGIMLLAAAPLLNFMERHPTVIVLCLGFLLMIGLSLLADGLGFHIPKGYMYAAIVFSIMVEACNQWALRNRRRRFSMRDMRESTARVILNILGGNAPGQGDAQLDAAALAGGEKEQLFAPKERDMLARVIRLGGRTARFIMIPRQRVNWLDSNADRKTVNRYAASSRLAWLPVLRRDTDEVLGVVHPGDILERGDCSPDGKWDLKSYIRPAPTIFEHTPLHVIMEDFRTHPTPLSFVRDEYGSVVGVITPAELLSVLAGQMGDMPAGPEACRRPDGSWVMPGRLTVDLFASWLGISLPKRLSSATLAGFILERLGRIPEKGERLHYQGWELEITRMDKRRIDEVRAVRMLTPPGKGRKK; encoded by the coding sequence ATGTTCGACTTTTCATGGGTGACACACCTTTCTGCCTGGGCCGGCCTGGGTACACTTGTACTGCTTGAAGTGGTGCTCGGGGTGGACAACCTGGTTTTTATTTCCATTCTTGTCGGGCGCTTGCCCGGTGAGCGCAAACGGCAGGCTTTTCTGGTGGGCCTTGGGCTGGCCCTGCTTATGCGCATGCTGCTTCTTACCGTCATGGCGCGTCTGGCCACGCTGACCACCCCTCTGTTTGAACTGGGGGGGCACGGTTTTGCCGCCCGCGATCTCATACTCATGGCCGGGGGCGTTTTTCTGCTGCTCAAGGGTACAATGGAGCTGCATGACCGGCTGGAAGGCCACAGTGGCCGGTATGCCGGGGACTCGGGGCATCATGCGGATTTCTGGCAGGTCATCTTTCAGATAGTGGTGCTGGACGCCGTATTCTCCCTTGATTCCATCATCACGGCCGTGGGCATGGTGGAGCATGTGACCATCATGATGCTGGCGGTGGTCATCGCCATGGGCATCATGCTGCTGGCAGCGGCTCCGTTGCTCAATTTTATGGAGCGACATCCTACAGTTATCGTATTGTGCCTCGGTTTTCTGCTGATGATCGGCCTGAGCCTGCTGGCCGATGGCCTGGGTTTTCACATTCCCAAGGGCTACATGTACGCGGCCATTGTCTTTTCCATCATGGTGGAAGCGTGCAACCAGTGGGCCTTGCGCAACCGGCGCAGACGCTTCAGCATGCGCGACATGCGCGAATCCACGGCCCGCGTGATCCTGAATATTCTCGGGGGCAACGCCCCGGGGCAGGGCGATGCCCAGCTTGATGCCGCGGCCCTGGCCGGGGGAGAAAAGGAGCAGCTTTTCGCGCCCAAAGAGCGGGATATGCTGGCACGGGTCATACGTCTTGGCGGGCGCACGGCACGGTTCATTATGATTCCGCGCCAGCGTGTGAACTGGCTGGACAGCAATGCCGACCGCAAAACCGTGAACCGGTATGCCGCTTCGTCGCGTCTGGCCTGGCTGCCCGTATTGCGGCGTGACACGGACGAGGTGCTCGGCGTGGTACATCCCGGTGATATCCTTGAGCGCGGCGACTGCTCGCCCGACGGCAAGTGGGATCTCAAGTCTTACATCCGGCCAGCGCCCACGATTTTTGAGCACACGCCCCTGCATGTGATTATGGAGGATTTTCGCACACATCCCACGCCCCTTTCTTTTGTGCGGGATGAGTACGGCAGCGTGGTGGGCGTGATTACCCCGGCGGAACTGTTGAGTGTGCTGGCCGGGCAGATGGGCGACATGCCCGCCGGGCCGGAGGCCTGCCGCCGTCCTGACGGCAGCTGGGTCATGCCGGGACGTCTTACGGTAGACCTGTTCGCAAGCTGGCTGGGCATCAGTCTGCCCAAGCGCCTGTCCAGCGCTACTCTGGCGGGCTTTATTCTGGAGCGGCTCGGTCGCATTCCTGAAAAGGGCGAGCGCCTGCACTATCAGGGATGGGAACTGGAAATTACCCGTATGGACAAGCGTCGCATTGATGAGGTGCGCGCTGTGCGCATGCTGACCCCGCCGGGCAAAGGCAGAAAAAAATGA
- the tsf gene encoding translation elongation factor Ts — MAAITAQMVKELREMTGAGMMDCKKALVEVEGDLEKAVDWLRQKGMAKAAKKSGRATSEGLVTVALSDDGKTVAMASLLCETDFVARGDQFQDMAAKVAKSVLDNAPADAAALEALMGEEVTQFIASVGENMQLGRFARHVKPCESSLVGQYIHANGKIGVLVFLTCGKAESVDKPEVQELAKNIAMQVAAASPMALDAASLDQAAVEREREVYRQKALEEGKPANIVDKIADGAVKKFQKEVCLMEQPYIRDDKKTITDVVRETGKAVGDEITVTGFERIQLAAE, encoded by the coding sequence ATGGCTGCTATCACTGCTCAGATGGTGAAAGAACTGCGCGAAATGACCGGCGCGGGCATGATGGACTGCAAGAAAGCCCTGGTGGAAGTAGAAGGCGACCTGGAAAAAGCTGTTGACTGGCTGCGCCAGAAGGGCATGGCCAAGGCTGCCAAAAAGTCCGGCCGCGCCACCAGCGAAGGTCTTGTAACCGTGGCTCTGAGCGATGACGGCAAGACCGTGGCCATGGCTTCGCTGCTGTGCGAAACCGACTTTGTGGCCCGCGGCGACCAGTTTCAGGACATGGCCGCCAAGGTGGCCAAAAGCGTGCTGGACAACGCCCCCGCCGACGCCGCTGCCCTTGAGGCCCTTATGGGTGAAGAAGTGACCCAGTTCATCGCCTCTGTGGGCGAAAACATGCAGCTCGGCAGGTTTGCCCGTCACGTCAAACCCTGCGAAAGCTCCCTGGTGGGCCAGTACATCCACGCCAACGGCAAGATCGGTGTGCTGGTTTTCCTGACCTGCGGCAAGGCTGAAAGTGTCGACAAGCCCGAAGTGCAGGAGCTTGCCAAAAATATCGCCATGCAGGTGGCTGCTGCCAGCCCCATGGCTCTTGATGCCGCAAGCCTTGACCAGGCCGCTGTGGAACGCGAGCGCGAAGTGTATCGCCAGAAGGCTCTGGAAGAAGGCAAACCCGCCAATATCGTTGACAAGATTGCTGACGGCGCGGTGAAAAAGTTCCAGAAAGAAGTGTGCCTTATGGAACAGCCCTACATCCGCGATGACAAGAAGACCATTACCGATGTCGTGCGTGAAACGGGCAAGGCCGTGGGCGATGAAATCACTGTTACCGGCTTTGAACGCATCCAGCTTGCTGCCGAGTAA
- the rpsB gene encoding 30S ribosomal protein S2, protein MAYVSMKQMLETGVHFGHQTRRWNPKMRPYIFGARNGIHIIDLQQTVKLFRIAHDKVVDIVAKGGKVLFIGTKRQAQEAVAAEAGRAGQFFVTNRWMGGTLTNFVTIQKSVDRLKKLESMFADGSINRYQKKEILLLERELAKLEETLGGIKNMDRLPQIAFIIDPHREDIAVKECRKLGIPIIAVTDTNCDPDVIDYIIPGNDDAIRAIKLFVAAFAEACMEGEAMGKDHKGETANAEEAMQKAAAVEAAAEAAPAQ, encoded by the coding sequence ATGGCTTACGTCAGCATGAAGCAAATGCTGGAAACCGGCGTGCACTTCGGTCACCAGACCCGCCGCTGGAATCCCAAGATGCGTCCTTACATTTTCGGCGCGCGCAACGGCATCCATATCATCGACCTGCAGCAGACCGTAAAGCTCTTCCGCATTGCCCACGACAAGGTGGTGGACATTGTGGCCAAGGGCGGCAAGGTCCTTTTCATCGGCACCAAGCGCCAGGCCCAGGAGGCCGTGGCTGCTGAAGCCGGACGCGCCGGACAGTTCTTCGTGACCAATCGCTGGATGGGCGGTACGCTCACCAACTTTGTCACCATCCAGAAGAGCGTTGACCGCCTGAAGAAGCTTGAAAGCATGTTTGCCGACGGCAGCATCAACCGCTACCAGAAAAAGGAAATCCTGCTTCTGGAACGCGAGCTTGCCAAGCTGGAAGAAACCCTCGGCGGCATCAAGAATATGGATCGCCTGCCCCAGATTGCCTTTATCATCGACCCCCATCGCGAAGACATCGCCGTCAAGGAATGCCGCAAGCTCGGTATCCCGATCATTGCTGTCACCGACACCAACTGCGACCCCGATGTCATCGACTATATTATTCCCGGCAACGATGACGCCATCCGCGCCATCAAGCTTTTTGTGGCCGCCTTTGCCGAAGCCTGCATGGAAGGCGAAGCTATGGGCAAGGACCACAAGGGCGAAACCGCCAACGCTGAAGAAGCCATGCAAAAGGCTGCCGCTGTTGAAGCTGCTGCCGAGGCTGCTCCCGCCCAATAG
- a CDS encoding insulinase family protein translates to MNNHGFTLITEQQLREVDGTARLWRHEATGAQMLSISNTDENKCFGVSFRTPPTDSTGVAHILEHSVLCGSDKYPVKEPFVELLKGSLQTFLNAFTFPDKTCYPVASCNLRDFYNLIDVYIDAVFHPRINEDIFKQEGWHVDAPSADGPWAYKGVVYNEMKGVYSSPDSVLAEQSQQSLFPDTLYSLDSGGNPQCIPDLTYEAFCDFHSRYYHPSNARFFFWGDDPEAERLRLAGQALEKYTARPVDSTVPLQKRLDTPRHIEVPYAASEGEKRALFTVNWLLGERGDVDQALLMEMLEHILEGLPGSPLRKALIASGLGEDTTGCGLETDLRQMYYSTGLKGVAPRDVPAAEVLIFETLAQLAEEGIPAAAVEAAVNTVEFAYRENNSGRFPRGLSAMIQSLSTWLYDGDPLAPLAWEAPLAALKKRIQAGEPVFEQAIKDWFLNNNHRATVVLLPDTGLGKARDEAEKARVDAVQAAAGPEERAAVAADTRRLEEVQSAPDSPEALATIPALGLEDLPAHNAPIPRNVVEVPEAILSHELPTQGVAYTTLLLPLDNVPDRLVPLLPLFARSLTEMGTARRDFTELGALMAAKTGGVGADPLLGTVRESRKTVSYLAVSGKTVYDKLPDLFNIIHEILLEPLADKKVIEARVGQMLLETKARLENALQSAGHAAVSARLRARYTGAGALAERTTGLSYLESVRAMLGRMEKEPQTVMADLEELRNRIVARPGAVFDCTAEASGLSQAESHARRLLQALPQLRPGAAGGIGETPMRLPAAEAFIAPAQINYVGKAANIYDQGYIYHGSASVILRYLRMGYLWERVRVRGGAYGAFCNLDRLGGTLVCASYRDPNVEATLEAFDGMADFLRGFTPDKAQLTQAIVGAIGDLDSYLLPDAKGAQSLARWLTNDTDAARALMREEILSTTEKHFRDFAEVLAEAAAKGHICVLGGPRAEAAAAEHGWESSRLI, encoded by the coding sequence ATGAACAACCACGGCTTTACCCTGATCACCGAACAGCAACTGCGCGAAGTGGACGGCACCGCCCGTCTGTGGCGGCACGAAGCTACCGGCGCCCAGATGCTTTCCATCAGCAATACGGATGAAAACAAATGCTTTGGCGTGAGTTTTCGCACGCCGCCCACCGATTCCACCGGCGTGGCTCATATCCTGGAACATTCCGTCCTCTGCGGGTCTGACAAATATCCCGTCAAGGAACCGTTTGTGGAACTGCTCAAGGGGTCCCTGCAAACCTTCCTCAATGCCTTTACCTTTCCGGACAAAACCTGCTACCCGGTTGCAAGCTGCAATCTGCGCGATTTTTACAACCTCATTGATGTCTATATCGACGCCGTTTTTCATCCGCGCATCAACGAAGACATTTTCAAGCAGGAAGGCTGGCATGTGGATGCCCCATCTGCGGACGGCCCCTGGGCCTACAAGGGCGTTGTCTATAATGAAATGAAAGGCGTGTACTCTTCTCCGGACTCCGTGCTTGCCGAGCAGAGCCAGCAGTCCCTTTTTCCCGACACGCTGTACAGCCTTGACTCCGGCGGCAATCCCCAGTGCATTCCCGACCTTACCTACGAGGCGTTTTGCGACTTCCACAGCCGCTATTATCACCCGAGCAATGCCCGCTTTTTCTTCTGGGGCGATGACCCGGAAGCTGAACGGCTGCGCCTTGCAGGCCAGGCTCTGGAAAAATACACGGCACGTCCTGTGGATTCCACTGTTCCCCTGCAAAAGCGTCTCGACACACCGCGCCATATCGAAGTGCCCTATGCAGCCTCCGAAGGCGAAAAGCGCGCCCTGTTCACGGTCAACTGGCTGCTTGGCGAACGCGGCGACGTGGATCAGGCCCTGCTGATGGAGATGCTCGAGCACATCCTTGAAGGGCTGCCCGGCTCCCCCCTGCGCAAGGCGCTCATCGCCTCGGGCCTTGGTGAAGACACCACGGGCTGCGGGCTGGAAACAGACCTCCGCCAGATGTACTACTCCACCGGTCTCAAGGGCGTGGCCCCCCGGGACGTTCCGGCGGCCGAAGTACTCATTTTTGAAACCCTGGCCCAACTGGCTGAAGAAGGCATTCCCGCTGCCGCTGTGGAAGCTGCCGTCAACACGGTGGAATTCGCCTACCGTGAAAACAATTCCGGCCGTTTCCCGCGCGGGCTTTCAGCCATGATCCAGTCGCTGTCCACCTGGCTGTATGACGGTGACCCCCTGGCTCCCCTGGCGTGGGAGGCTCCCCTGGCTGCCCTTAAAAAGCGTATCCAGGCAGGCGAACCCGTATTTGAACAGGCCATCAAAGACTGGTTCCTGAACAACAACCATCGCGCCACCGTGGTGCTGCTGCCGGATACGGGCCTTGGCAAAGCCCGCGATGAAGCGGAAAAAGCCCGTGTGGATGCGGTGCAGGCCGCAGCTGGTCCCGAAGAACGCGCAGCCGTGGCCGCCGACACCCGGCGCCTTGAAGAAGTGCAGAGCGCCCCCGACAGCCCGGAGGCACTGGCGACCATTCCGGCTCTCGGGCTTGAAGACCTGCCGGCGCACAACGCCCCCATCCCCCGCAATGTGGTGGAAGTGCCGGAGGCCATCCTGAGCCACGAACTTCCCACCCAGGGCGTTGCCTACACCACCCTGTTGCTGCCGCTGGATAACGTGCCTGACCGCCTTGTTCCCCTGCTGCCGCTCTTTGCCCGTAGCCTCACGGAAATGGGTACGGCGCGACGCGACTTTACGGAGCTTGGGGCGCTCATGGCCGCCAAGACCGGCGGCGTGGGGGCCGACCCCCTGCTGGGTACCGTGCGCGAAAGCCGCAAAACCGTGAGCTATCTGGCCGTTTCCGGTAAGACAGTGTATGACAAGCTGCCTGATTTATTTAACATCATACATGAAATCCTGCTTGAGCCTCTGGCCGACAAGAAGGTCATCGAAGCGCGCGTGGGCCAGATGCTGCTTGAAACCAAGGCCCGCCTGGAAAACGCCCTTCAGTCCGCCGGGCATGCGGCCGTAAGCGCGCGCCTGCGGGCGCGCTACACCGGCGCGGGCGCTCTGGCCGAGCGCACCACGGGCCTGAGCTACCTTGAAAGCGTGCGCGCCATGCTTGGCCGTATGGAAAAAGAGCCGCAGACGGTCATGGCCGACCTTGAAGAGCTTCGCAACCGCATCGTGGCACGCCCCGGCGCGGTCTTTGACTGCACCGCCGAGGCTTCCGGCCTGTCCCAGGCTGAAAGCCACGCCCGCCGCCTGTTGCAGGCCCTGCCCCAGTTGCGTCCCGGCGCCGCAGGCGGCATTGGCGAAACCCCCATGCGCCTGCCTGCGGCCGAAGCCTTCATCGCTCCGGCGCAGATCAACTATGTGGGCAAGGCCGCCAACATCTATGATCAGGGCTATATATATCACGGCTCTGCCAGTGTTATCCTGCGCTACCTGCGCATGGGCTACCTGTGGGAGCGTGTGCGTGTGCGCGGTGGCGCATACGGGGCATTCTGCAACCTGGACCGCCTGGGCGGCACCCTTGTCTGCGCCTCCTATCGCGACCCCAATGTGGAAGCCACCCTGGAGGCCTTTGACGGCATGGCCGACTTCCTGCGCGGCTTCACGCCCGACAAGGCCCAGCTTACCCAGGCCATAGTGGGCGCCATCGGCGATCTGGACAGCTACCTTCTGCCCGACGCCAAGGGTGCGCAGTCCCTGGCCCGCTGGCTCACCAACGATACGGACGCCGCCCGCGCGCTTATGCGCGAGGAAATCCTTTCCACCACCGAAAAGCACTTCCGTGATTTCGCGGAAGTGCTGGCCGAAGCCGCCGCCAAGGGACATATTTGCGTGCTTGGCGGCCCCCGGGCAGAGGCTGCCGCAGCGGAACACGGGTGGGAAAGCAGCAGACTGATCTAA